A single region of the Salvia splendens isolate huo1 chromosome 18, SspV2, whole genome shotgun sequence genome encodes:
- the LOC121776274 gene encoding chitinase-like protein 1 has translation MEAKIGLAICVMAMAACLAGAADKEIKVKTVKGEKVCDQGWECKGWSKYCCNLTISDVFQTYQFENLFSNRNSPVANAVGFWDYRSFILAASTFEHLGFGTTGGKLMQMKEIAAFLGHVGCKTSCGYGVATGGPLAWGLCFNKEMSPSQKYCDDFYKYEYPCAPGAEYYGRGAIPIYWNYNYGAIGKGINQDLLNHPEYVEQNATIAFQAAIYRWMTPVKRKQPSAHDVFVGNWKPTKNDTLAKRVPGFGSTMNLLYGELTCGQGDIDPMNNIISHYLYYLDLLGVGREQAGPNEVLSCAEQLPFNPATTKSST, from the exons ATGGAGGCGAAGATCGGTTTGGCGATCTGCGTGATGGCAATGGCAGCGTGCTTGGCGGGTGCGGCAGACAAAGAAATCAAAGTGAAGACTGTGAAGGGGGAGAAGGTGTGCGACCAAGGATGGGAGTGCAAGGGTTGGTCCAAATACTGCTGCAATCTCACTATCTCCGATGTCTTCCAGACCTACCAGTTCGAGAATCTCTTCTCCAATAGGAACTCACCGGTGGCGAACGCCGTTGGCTTCTGGGATTACCGGTCCTTCATCCTCGCCGCCTCCACGTTTGAGCACCTCGGATTCGGGACCACCGGCGGCAAGCTCATGCAGATGAAGGAGATCGCCGCATTCCTAGGCCACGTCGGCTGCAAAACTTCGT GTGGTTATGGAGTGGCTACGGGTGGACCTCTAGCATGGGGTCTATGCTTTAACAAGGAAATGAGTCCCAGCCAAAAATATTGTGATGACTTCTACAAATACGAGTATCCATGTGCTCCTGGAGCTGAATACTATGGCCGTGGGGCTATTCCAATCTACTG GAACTACAACTACGGAGCAATTGGTAAAGGCATCAATCAGGATTTGTTGAACCATCCCGAATACGTTGAACAAAATGCCACTATTGCCTTCCAGGCTGCAATCTATAGGTGGATGACTCCCGTGAAAAGGAAACAGCCATCTGCTCACGACGTCTTTGTTGGGAACTGGAAACCCACCAAGAATGATACATTAGCAAAACGAGTTCCTGGATTTGGAAGCACCATGAATCTTTTATATGGTGAGCTCACTTGTGGGCAGGGTGACATTGATCCCATGAACAACATCATCTCTCACTACCTCTATTATCTTGACTTGTTGGGCGTCGGTCGAGAGCAAGCAGGACCCAATGAAGTACTCTCCTGCGCTGAACAGCTTCCATTCAATCCCGCTACTACCAAATCATCGACTTGA
- the LOC121776273 gene encoding 2-isopropylmalate synthase A-like: MASSICKHAAIAPSPTTFRCNRIPIHRVYLIRNGRPAAVRCSLLRPEYIPNHIPDPKYVRIFDTTLRDGEQSPGATMTTKEKLDIARQLARLGVDIIEAGFPASSDADFEAVELIAREFANVDSDHVPVICGLARCNKRDIERSWAAVKHARKPRIHTFIATSEIHMQFKLKMTPEQVVEKARTMVAYARSLGCEDVEFSPEDAGRSDREFLYQILGEVIKAGATTLNIPDTVGYTLPSEFGQLIADIKANTPGIEKVIISTHCQNDLGLSTANTLAGAYAGARQVEVTINGIGERAGNASLEEVVMAIKCRGEQALDGLYTGINTQHIVMASKMVEEYSGLRIQPHKAIVGANAFAHESGIHQDGMLKHKNTYEIISPEDIGLLRSNESGIVLGKLSGRHALKAKMLELGYDIDGKELDDLFSRFKAVAGNKKNISDDDLVALVSDEVFQPQTVWKLEDVQVTCGSLGLSTATVKLIHANGDEHISCSVGTGPVDAAYKAVDLVVKVPVTLLEYSLNGVTEGIDAIATTRVLIRGEDSVIATHAYTGESVNRAFCGTGASMDIVISSVRAYVNALNKLLGFKNRLKTEDPNESKVIHTL, translated from the exons ATGGCGTCTTCGATTTGCAAGCACGCAGCCATCGCACCATCTCCTACCACCTTCCGCTGCAATAGAATCCCTATCCACCGGGTCTACCTCATCAGAAATGGCCGTCCAGCCGCCGTCCGATGCTCCCTCCTCCGCCCTGAGTACATCCCCAACCACATACCGGACCCCAAGTACGTCCGCATCTTCGACACCACCCTCCGCGACGGCGAGCAGTCCCCCGGAGCCACCATGACCACCAAGGAGAAGCTCGACATCGCGCGGCAGCTCGCGCGCCTCGGCGTTGACATCATTGAAGCCGGATTCCCGGCCTCTTCCGACGCTGACTTCGAAGCCGTCGAATTGATCGCACGCGAGTTCGCCAACGTGGATTCCGACCATGTTCCGGTGATTTGTGGTCTGGCGAGGTGTAATAAGAGGGATATTGAGCGGTCGTGGGCGGCGGTGAAGCATGCGAGGAAGCCACGGATTCACACCTTTATCGCCACAAGTGAGATTCATATGCAATTCAAGCTGAAGATGACGCCGGAGCAAGTGGTTGAAAAGGCGAGGACTATGGTGGCTTATGCTCGGAGTTTGGGATGTGAAGATGTTGAGTTTAGCCCGGAAGATGCCGGAAG ATCTGACCGAGAATTCCTCTATCAAATTCTGGGAGAGGTTATTAAGGCTGGGGCAACAACTCTTAACATCCCTGATACAGTAGGCTACACTTTGCCCTCTGAATTTGGACAGCTAATTGCAGACATAAAAGCAAACACCCCTGGAATTGAGAAAGTCATTATCTCAACACACTGCCAGAATGACCTTGGACTTTCTACTGCTAATACTTTAGCG GGGGCATATGCTGGTGCGAGGCAAGTAGAGGTTACCATTAACGGGATTGGTGAAAGAGCTGGTAATGCATCACTGGAGGAG GTTGTAATGGCCATAAAATGCCGCGGAGAGCAAGCTCTAGATGGTCTTTACACAGGGATCAATACTCAACATATTGTCATGGCAAGCAAGATG GTAGAAGAATATAGTGGGCTGCGTATCCAGCCACACAAAGCAATTGTTGGAGCTAATGCTTTTGCTCATGAAAGTGGAATTCATCAG GATGGAATGCTGAAACATAAAAACACCTATGAGATTATATCTCCCGAAGATATTGGACTTCTTCGTTCTAATGAATCTGGTATCGTGCTTGGAAAACTCAG TGGACGCCATGCTTTGAAAGCCAAAATGTTAGAG CTTGGGTATGATATTGATGGAAAGGAACTTGATGATCTATTTTCACGCTTCAAAGCTGTAGCTGGAAATAAAAAG AATATCAGCGATGATGACCTAGTAGCCCTAGTCTCAGATGAAGTTTTCCAGCCACAAACTGTTTGGAAACTTGAAGATGTACAG GTCACATGTGGATCTCTTGGCCTTTCAACCGCAACAGTCAAACTCATTCATGCAAATGGCGATGAACATATTTCTTGTTCGGTTGGGACTGGGCCTGTTGATGCAGCATATAAGGCAGTTGACCTTGTTGTTAAG GTTCCTGTAACACTTCTCGAGTATTCCTTGAATGGTGTCACTGAAGGCATTGATGCTATAGCCACTACACGGGTTCTAATTCGTGGCGAAGATAGTGTAATAGCTACCCATGCTTATACAGGAGAATCTGTCAATCGCGCATTCTG TGGGACTGGTGCATCCATGGACATCGTCATCTCAAGTGTTCGAGCTTATGTTAATGCACTCAACAAGCTCCTAGGCTTCAAGAACCGTCTAAAAACTGAAGACCCCAACGAAAGCAAGGTAATACATACATTGTAA